From Oenococcus sicerae, the proteins below share one genomic window:
- a CDS encoding stage II sporulation protein M, whose amino-acid sequence MFAVDQALKISFVISCGLAILAFFIGTQLIGLFQSNDQTVTMSVIEIFCHNVLISFILILSVFSYGLISLLLIASNFLIFGMQLTAMVTKVGFWHMTEKIFWHALFELPAIMIAASFGFYLFVSQLVLSQKFNRNKFCWLMTRLTSLVLALDLIASIVEVYVSNGIGEP is encoded by the coding sequence ATGTTTGCCGTGGACCAAGCTCTGAAGATATCTTTCGTGATCAGTTGTGGATTGGCAATCCTAGCTTTTTTCATTGGTACGCAATTAATTGGACTATTTCAGTCAAATGATCAAACAGTTACGATGTCGGTTATTGAAATTTTTTGCCACAATGTTCTGATTTCATTCATATTGATTCTAAGTGTTTTCAGCTATGGGCTGATATCCCTACTCCTCATAGCAAGTAATTTTCTGATATTTGGTATGCAGCTAACCGCCATGGTGACAAAGGTTGGTTTTTGGCATATGACAGAAAAAATATTTTGGCATGCTTTGTTTGAGTTACCAGCGATCATGATCGCAGCCTCTTTTGGTTTTTATTTATTTGTTTCGCAATTGGTCTTGAGTCAAAAATTTAATCGAAACAAGTTTTGCTGGTTGATGACGAGATTGACCAGCTTGGTATTGGCACTTGATTTGATTGCGTCAATCGTTGAAGTTTATGTGAGCAACGGGATAGGTGAACCATGA
- a CDS encoding ABC transporter ATP-binding protein has protein sequence MTYLSLKNISKSYDGKIVFHNQNFDFSQNEIVFFVGKNGVGKTTLMEIIIGLNQPDQGTIMLDDRELRIPYDVSARKQLSFLPTENQLVNYLNAKENLAYFAEIYRIKDYEPTISGLIKNYLFADQEKKLVKDYSTGMKRRLSLALIDLIDAPVIILDEPSLGLDIYNTDFLRKQLWAYRQAGKLVIVTSHDLLLCRRLADRVYLFSNDRVVEYRGKAMRNLEQGILDSYETTQSSV, from the coding sequence ATGACCTACTTATCTTTAAAAAATATAAGCAAAAGTTATGATGGCAAAATAGTTTTTCATAACCAGAATTTTGATTTTTCGCAAAATGAAATTGTTTTCTTTGTGGGGAAAAACGGTGTGGGCAAAACAACTCTCATGGAAATCATCATTGGTTTGAATCAACCTGATCAAGGTACGATTATGTTAGATGATCGCGAACTCCGAATACCCTACGATGTATCAGCACGAAAACAACTATCTTTTCTGCCGACCGAAAATCAATTGGTTAACTATTTAAATGCCAAAGAAAATCTAGCTTATTTTGCCGAAATATATCGCATCAAAGATTATGAGCCAACTATTAGCGGTTTGATTAAAAACTATTTGTTTGCCGACCAAGAAAAAAAGCTTGTCAAAGATTACTCGACCGGGATGAAGCGACGTCTCAGCTTGGCATTGATTGATTTGATAGATGCTCCGGTCATTATCTTAGACGAACCCAGTCTGGGGCTGGATATTTATAATACGGATTTTTTGCGCAAACAGCTATGGGCTTATCGCCAAGCTGGAAAACTCGTGATCGTGACCAGCCATGACCTTTTATTATGCCGACGTTTGGCAGACCGCGTCTATTTGTTTTCTAATGATCGAGTTGTTGAATATCGAGGAAAAGCCATGCGGAATTTGGAGCAAGGCATTTTAGATAGTTATGAAACAACTCAATCAAGCGTCTAA
- the mutY gene encoding A/G-specific adenine glycosylase, translated as MIEWSDDKIHSFQITLLDWYDHNKRDLPWRQDHDPYHVWISEIMLQQTQVQTVIPYYERFMADFPTIEKLASADEGKLMKAWEGLGYYSRARNLQKAAKQLVDDYHGKWPKTSEALQQLAGIGPYTAGAIASIAFNQAVPAVDGNAFRVFSRLLEIDDEISQPHTRQLFEKIIGKIISKDRPGDFNQAVMDLGSSYMTAANPDSSHSPVKEFDQSFIDGIELNYPVKNKKPRPKAITYYGLVVRSSAGILMQKRPDTGILADFWTFPLVTETELLTFDGKDEFLTESDMMTALTRYFKHNYQLLLNIQPLPVKAVIHTFTHQKWTIHLLAAELSSKVNLSFFPGNWFSQQDFLDTAFPKVQQKMTERITSLDA; from the coding sequence ATGATTGAATGGTCAGATGATAAAATTCACTCGTTTCAAATAACTTTATTAGATTGGTACGATCATAATAAACGCGATCTGCCCTGGCGCCAGGATCATGATCCTTATCACGTCTGGATATCAGAAATTATGCTGCAGCAGACTCAAGTCCAGACTGTGATCCCTTATTACGAACGTTTTATGGCTGATTTTCCAACTATTGAAAAGCTGGCATCAGCGGATGAAGGCAAGCTCATGAAGGCTTGGGAGGGCCTTGGCTATTATTCTCGCGCCCGTAATTTACAAAAGGCGGCCAAACAATTAGTTGATGACTATCACGGCAAGTGGCCGAAAACCAGTGAAGCTCTACAACAACTGGCTGGTATTGGCCCTTATACAGCTGGTGCGATTGCCAGTATCGCCTTTAATCAAGCAGTTCCAGCCGTAGACGGAAATGCTTTTCGCGTTTTTTCACGTTTACTAGAAATTGATGACGAAATCAGTCAACCACACACACGACAACTGTTTGAAAAAATAATTGGGAAAATCATTTCTAAAGACCGCCCGGGTGATTTTAATCAAGCTGTTATGGATCTGGGTTCAAGCTACATGACAGCGGCCAATCCAGATTCTAGTCATTCTCCAGTGAAAGAATTCGATCAGTCCTTTATAGATGGTATTGAGTTAAACTATCCAGTTAAAAATAAAAAACCACGTCCCAAAGCAATCACTTATTATGGCTTAGTTGTGAGATCATCAGCTGGTATTTTGATGCAAAAGAGACCAGATACAGGTATTCTCGCTGATTTTTGGACTTTCCCTTTAGTGACAGAAACTGAATTATTAACTTTTGACGGCAAAGATGAATTCCTAACTGAATCCGACATGATGACTGCCTTAACTCGCTATTTTAAACACAACTATCAATTGCTCCTCAATATCCAGCCGTTACCCGTGAAAGCAGTCATTCATACTTTCACCCATCAAAAGTGGACCATTCACCTGCTGGCCGCCGAATTATCCAGCAAGGTCAACTTAAGCTTTTTTCCTGGAAACTGGTTTAGTCAACAAGATTTTCTTGACACAGCTTTCCCTAAAGTGCAACAAAAAATGACTGAACGTATCACTTCTTTAGACGCTTGA
- a CDS encoding aminotransferase-like domain-containing protein, with the protein MNHVASRVQRTSNSGLDKLFQTAKADQIIFSAGYPDANLFPQKALAQAAATTFTTSSQNLLQYKNSLGLASLREKLVARTADKDNIKTDATHVMLTQGAQQGIDLAARLILNENDGLIVEGPTYIGALAAFQAYEPTFYEVPIEADGMNVEILEKILKQHNIKMIYTVPDFQNPTGAVMSLAKRQRVLELANEYDVVILEDGTYRDLRYSGESLPTIKSFDTQGRVIYVSSFSKIIAPSLRLGWLTAEDHLFKDLLNLKSAADIESSNLTMSILNEYLEENELDDHIEILKNNYREKKNAMIQAMKAYMPRNAKFTDPQGGFFIWLTMPTGFDMDRFSDQQLINTNVRFTPSTNLYPSGSIKNGARINFTGESISNIKLGIQKLGEALSQAWQDQTVNV; encoded by the coding sequence ATGAATCATGTTGCAAGCAGAGTTCAAAGAACATCAAACAGTGGATTAGATAAACTTTTTCAAACAGCGAAAGCAGACCAAATTATTTTTTCAGCCGGTTACCCTGATGCTAACCTGTTTCCACAAAAGGCATTAGCACAAGCAGCAGCGACTACTTTCACCACATCATCACAAAATTTGCTGCAGTATAAAAATAGTCTGGGTTTAGCATCCTTGCGGGAAAAGCTAGTTGCAAGAACAGCTGATAAAGATAATATCAAGACAGATGCCACACACGTTATGCTGACACAAGGCGCTCAACAAGGAATTGATCTCGCCGCCCGATTAATATTGAATGAAAATGATGGTCTAATTGTCGAAGGCCCGACTTATATTGGTGCTCTGGCAGCCTTTCAAGCCTACGAACCGACTTTTTACGAAGTGCCAATTGAAGCAGACGGCATGAATGTCGAAATCTTGGAAAAAATTCTGAAACAGCATAATATCAAAATGATCTATACAGTACCAGATTTTCAGAATCCGACAGGCGCAGTAATGTCCCTGGCGAAACGCCAGCGTGTCCTTGAACTAGCCAATGAATATGATGTTGTCATCCTGGAAGACGGTACTTATCGTGACTTGCGTTATAGTGGTGAGAGTTTGCCAACTATTAAATCTTTTGACACACAAGGACGCGTCATTTATGTCAGCAGTTTTTCAAAAATTATCGCACCAAGTCTACGCTTAGGCTGGTTAACCGCTGAAGATCATTTATTTAAAGACTTGCTAAATTTGAAAAGTGCTGCTGATATTGAATCCAGCAACCTGACAATGTCCATTTTAAATGAATACTTGGAAGAAAATGAGTTAGATGACCATATCGAGATCCTTAAAAACAACTATCGTGAAAAAAAGAATGCCATGATCCAAGCAATGAAAGCTTACATGCCACGTAACGCAAAATTCACTGATCCTCAAGGCGGTTTTTTCATCTGGTTAACGATGCCAACAGGTTTTGATATGGACCGCTTTTCAGATCAGCAATTAATCAATACTAACGTTCGTTTCACGCCATCGACTAATCTGTATCCTTCCGGAAGTATTAAAAACGGCGCCCGCATTAACTTCACAGGCGAATCAATCAGCAACATCAAACTTGGTATTCAAAAATTAGGCGAAGCACTTAGTCAAGCCTGGCAAGACCAGACTGTCAACGTCTGA
- a CDS encoding LysR family transcriptional regulator, giving the protein MTNFSYQVFSAVIQKGTFFQAAQLLNVTPSAVSHSINQLENELGFPLFLRNHNGVELTNDGKTVLPIIRRILNTEEQLHQVADNIKGLNDGRVRIGAFSSVCINWLPTILQHFKDDYPHVEVTIFQGTFNQIIAGIHDGSIDVGFSLLPIDDHLLVEPLIQDPIYCVAPSNFVPKDKKVVTKKDIGDHRFILQQIDYDRDTKNALDRYDVNPNSLTYSIDDQSILSMVESGLGLGILPKLALKKLSGDVHIYPFDKQFARTICLVANKLQAQTPSTKQMIAAINAFLKETYAQQLLID; this is encoded by the coding sequence ATGACTAATTTTTCATATCAAGTTTTTTCAGCAGTCATTCAAAAGGGTACTTTTTTTCAAGCAGCGCAGCTATTAAATGTCACGCCTAGTGCTGTGAGTCATTCGATTAATCAACTGGAGAATGAGCTGGGTTTTCCATTATTTTTGCGCAATCATAATGGTGTTGAATTAACAAATGATGGGAAAACTGTGCTGCCCATCATTCGGAGAATTTTGAACACCGAGGAACAGCTTCATCAAGTAGCTGATAATATCAAAGGCCTCAATGATGGCCGAGTGCGAATTGGTGCCTTTAGCAGTGTTTGCATTAATTGGCTGCCAACAATTTTGCAGCATTTTAAAGATGACTATCCCCACGTTGAAGTCACGATTTTTCAGGGAACCTTTAATCAAATTATCGCTGGTATTCACGATGGATCAATTGATGTTGGTTTTAGTTTGCTACCGATCGATGATCATTTACTAGTTGAACCTTTGATTCAAGATCCGATTTATTGTGTGGCACCGTCGAATTTTGTTCCAAAAGACAAAAAAGTTGTCACTAAAAAAGATATCGGTGATCACCGTTTTATCTTGCAGCAAATCGATTATGATCGTGATACTAAAAATGCTTTGGATCGTTATGATGTTAACCCGAACTCGCTTACTTATTCAATAGATGATCAGTCGATTTTATCAATGGTGGAAAGTGGTCTGGGTCTTGGGATCTTGCCGAAATTAGCTTTAAAAAAATTATCTGGGGATGTTCATATTTATCCTTTTGACAAACAATTTGCCCGCACGATCTGTTTAGTTGCTAATAAACTGCAGGCACAGACACCATCCACGAAGCAAATGATTGCCGCTATTAACGCTTTTTTGAAGGAAACCTATGCCCAGCAGCTTTTGATCGATTGA
- the ribB gene encoding 3,4-dihydroxy-2-butanone-4-phosphate synthase, translated as MSYSTIEQAVQQLKDGGLIIIADNEGRENEGDLLGVGSKMTPENVNFMITHARGLLCTPISAELAEKLALKPMVENNTEINNTAFTISLDGNHEATGVTTGISAFDRSATIRQLAKTDVKASDFVHPGHSFPLVAVTGGTLQRDGHTEAAVDLAKLAGETAVGAICEIVLPDGHMARQDYLEEMSEKFNLPFITIKQLVAYLKKQTDKASIM; from the coding sequence ATGAGCTATTCAACGATCGAGCAAGCAGTACAGCAATTAAAAGATGGCGGCCTGATTATAATCGCCGATAACGAAGGGCGCGAAAACGAAGGTGACTTACTAGGAGTCGGTTCTAAAATGACGCCTGAAAATGTTAATTTCATGATCACACATGCACGTGGGTTACTTTGCACACCAATTTCAGCCGAATTAGCCGAAAAACTAGCATTGAAACCTATGGTTGAAAACAATACCGAAATCAACAACACCGCTTTTACGATTTCCTTAGATGGCAATCACGAAGCAACTGGTGTCACGACTGGTATCTCAGCCTTTGACCGTTCCGCAACGATCAGGCAATTAGCCAAAACAGATGTTAAAGCCAGTGACTTTGTTCATCCAGGCCACTCATTCCCCTTGGTTGCTGTTACAGGCGGTACATTACAAAGAGATGGCCACACTGAAGCGGCTGTAGATCTTGCAAAATTAGCCGGTGAAACGGCAGTTGGTGCTATTTGTGAAATAGTCTTGCCCGATGGCCATATGGCACGGCAAGACTATTTGGAAGAAATGTCTGAAAAATTTAATTTACCCTTTATCACCATTAAGCAACTGGTTGCTTATCTGAAAAAGCAAACCGATAAAGCATCGATCATGTAA
- a CDS encoding ATP-binding cassette domain-containing protein — MNLYECLRQFLPQNLFVSAFIILRDFVLMIGALASANALTNLVKRDFDQFMFWILVEILAYIFYCYSLYIQDFYTSKVIQLMDTSIRQNIANRLAQSSYEKYHEKNEAVYSSWMTNDINTINQNGFNNVYDLIDNLANISFSAIALAYYHFSLILSAIILSALVLATPHIFTKKITAASLSMTQGNEKLTNQLTDILEGFNPLYMLNLSRLIVSKTVASSKEAAAKNNHYARIYGSMSATTNAVSVMCQTFIMIQTGLLVFAKLVTIGAVNATQNFAGSIFAGITGTSESLIAIKAVQPIFDKFTQLPDFHKQPTAELNHFNQQLSIHNLSFGYDHRREILKQISLTIEKNHKYALIGDSGSGKTTLLNILAGKLTSYTGELMIDGLNYRDLDLSQVREQIYYLDQDPYIFNDSLRNNITLDDHIHNLDLDKIIDQTGLSKLVSRLPDGLDTILQYNGSDLSGGEKQRIVLARGLSSKRKIFLIDEGTSALDNRSRTEIEDLLTSDSQLTVVMVTHQLRKELEPKLDRIYKITAHS, encoded by the coding sequence ATGAATTTATATGAATGTCTCAGACAATTTCTGCCTCAGAATCTTTTTGTGTCTGCCTTTATCATCCTGCGTGATTTCGTCTTAATGATCGGCGCCCTCGCTTCGGCCAATGCATTGACAAATTTGGTCAAACGAGATTTTGATCAATTTATGTTTTGGATACTCGTGGAAATACTAGCCTATATTTTTTACTGCTACAGCTTGTATATCCAAGATTTTTATACTTCAAAGGTCATTCAATTAATGGACACAAGCATTCGACAAAATATTGCCAATAGGCTTGCCCAAAGTAGTTACGAAAAATATCATGAAAAAAACGAAGCCGTCTACAGTTCTTGGATGACCAATGATATTAATACGATCAACCAAAATGGTTTTAATAACGTTTATGACCTAATTGATAATTTAGCCAATATTAGTTTCTCGGCCATCGCGCTTGCTTATTATCATTTTTCATTAATTTTATCCGCAATTATTTTATCAGCGCTTGTGCTAGCTACACCTCATATTTTTACGAAAAAAATCACTGCTGCCTCGCTATCAATGACTCAAGGCAATGAAAAATTAACCAACCAGCTAACAGATATTTTGGAAGGTTTCAATCCTTTATATATGCTGAATCTTAGTCGATTAATTGTGTCAAAAACAGTCGCCTCATCAAAAGAAGCGGCAGCAAAAAATAATCATTATGCACGCATCTATGGCAGCATGTCGGCCACGACTAACGCCGTTAGTGTTATGTGCCAAACTTTTATCATGATTCAAACTGGACTGCTCGTGTTTGCAAAGCTGGTCACGATCGGCGCAGTGAATGCCACTCAAAATTTTGCCGGCAGTATCTTTGCTGGCATTACCGGCACAAGCGAAAGTTTAATTGCGATCAAAGCTGTACAGCCGATCTTTGATAAATTTACACAATTACCAGATTTCCATAAACAGCCGACCGCTGAACTTAATCACTTCAATCAGCAGTTAAGCATTCATAATCTGAGTTTTGGCTACGACCATCGACGTGAAATTCTCAAACAAATCTCTTTGACAATTGAAAAGAATCATAAGTACGCACTGATCGGTGATTCAGGCTCCGGTAAAACGACTTTATTGAATATTCTGGCCGGAAAATTAACCAGCTACACTGGAGAATTAATGATTGATGGTTTGAATTATCGAGATCTGGATTTAAGTCAAGTCAGGGAACAGATTTATTACTTGGATCAAGATCCCTATATTTTTAACGATAGTCTGAGGAATAATATCACATTAGATGACCATATTCATAATCTCGACTTGGACAAAATCATTGATCAAACGGGTTTAAGCAAGTTAGTTAGTCGTTTGCCTGATGGCTTAGACACGATTCTGCAATACAATGGCAGCGACTTGTCAGGTGGTGAAAAACAGCGGATCGTTTTAGCGCGCGGATTATCGAGCAAACGAAAAATATTTTTGATCGACGAAGGTACATCAGCTTTGGACAATCGATCTAGAACCGAAATTGAGGATCTGCTGACCAGTGACTCCCAATTAACAGTTGTGATGGTCACCCATCAGTTAAGAAAGGAATTAGAGCCCAAGCTTGATCGCATTTACAAAATCACGGCCCACTCATAA
- a CDS encoding PH domain-containing protein, with protein MTKASHLHPFSIIGFIYKNLRSTWYLWIYMFFNVKFDNTADSLISLAELAAVLLVFIMMPIVRYYCLTYEFNDNSLTIHSGLFVRQHNHIPYSRIQTIQHKQWFFLKPFNLESLAIETAGHNDGKAEAQLAVIPVKTAHLIEQLNRRSSQVVSTETIEADHVVEPQAVYDITANDLSLYAITSVGLIPALIAVGSIMSQLDRFLPDHYVKAANNYFNHLSLSIALLLFVLIAILSLIVSYLRIVLRYYHFQLTKTDQKLTTIGGFFQRNTVTTPINRIQAVCIKQSILRQWLKLATVNTIIASNAAKSEDDHDDLLVIPVISNKLVFNKIHAFISWLPAINPNLNHLSVNKIYYFIRNAVIISLLPIGLAIYFWRPFGYAALLLLAVAASLGYYKSRQTAFAQVGDQQLVLQVGRLWTKELYFLPWQNIQSINYHRTVWMVHKNLAHLTINIRHGNSNQAIQLRYLSDQTANSIYNWYLRRHA; from the coding sequence ATGACAAAAGCTAGTCATCTTCATCCTTTTTCGATTATCGGATTTATTTATAAAAATTTAAGGTCGACTTGGTATCTGTGGATCTATATGTTCTTTAATGTTAAATTCGATAACACTGCTGATAGTTTGATCAGTTTAGCGGAACTAGCGGCTGTCTTGCTTGTGTTTATTATGATGCCTATCGTTCGTTATTACTGTTTAACATACGAATTTAACGACAATAGTCTGACGATCCACTCAGGCCTTTTTGTACGTCAGCATAATCATATTCCCTACAGCCGCATTCAAACGATCCAACATAAACAATGGTTTTTTCTAAAACCCTTTAATTTAGAATCCTTAGCCATAGAAACGGCCGGCCATAATGACGGCAAAGCCGAGGCCCAATTAGCTGTTATTCCCGTAAAAACTGCTCACTTGATCGAACAGCTGAACCGGCGCAGCAGCCAAGTTGTCTCTACGGAAACGATTGAGGCTGATCATGTTGTTGAACCGCAGGCAGTTTACGATATTACGGCTAATGATCTTTCTTTGTATGCGATTACCTCAGTCGGCTTGATTCCAGCCTTGATCGCGGTTGGCAGTATTATGTCTCAACTAGATCGTTTTTTACCTGATCATTATGTCAAGGCAGCCAACAACTATTTTAATCATTTAAGCCTCAGCATTGCCTTACTATTATTTGTTTTGATTGCGATTTTAAGTCTGATCGTTTCTTATCTGAGAATTGTTTTGCGTTATTATCATTTTCAATTGACGAAAACAGATCAGAAGCTGACAACGATCGGCGGTTTTTTTCAAAGAAATACTGTGACAACACCAATTAATCGGATTCAGGCTGTTTGTATCAAGCAAAGTATTCTGCGTCAATGGCTGAAGTTAGCAACCGTTAATACGATTATTGCTTCCAATGCGGCTAAAAGCGAGGATGATCATGACGACTTGCTTGTGATACCTGTCATTTCAAATAAACTGGTTTTTAATAAAATTCATGCCTTTATTAGCTGGCTGCCAGCAATTAATCCTAATTTGAATCATTTGTCTGTTAACAAAATTTACTATTTTATTCGTAATGCAGTCATAATTTCCCTGCTGCCAATCGGGCTTGCCATCTATTTTTGGCGGCCCTTTGGTTATGCTGCTTTGCTGCTGCTAGCGGTCGCTGCCAGCCTCGGCTACTACAAAAGCCGGCAAACTGCTTTTGCGCAAGTCGGCGATCAGCAATTAGTCTTGCAAGTTGGACGCTTGTGGACCAAAGAACTGTACTTTCTGCCATGGCAAAACATTCAATCGATTAATTATCATAGAACTGTCTGGATGGTACACAAAAACTTGGCTCATTTAACCATTAATATCAGACATGGCAACAGCAACCAGGCCATTCAGCTTCGTTATTTATCAGATCAAACAGCCAACAGTATCTATAATTGGTATCTTCGCCGTCATGCTTGA
- a CDS encoding PH domain-containing protein, translated as MNQTHKLPARIKITWLISALGNLCLLVIINIAIFFASRFWHLPAFIIYLVAALTLVAAFINFLSIPYRYRFWQYTITENAVEMQSGFVFRQRIAIPITRVQNVTLSAGPILQWQKLQKVTVATASTQHDIDGLEPITAEKLRDQIMDLAVEVQDDKS; from the coding sequence ATGAATCAGACACACAAACTGCCTGCAAGAATCAAAATAACCTGGTTGATCAGCGCCTTAGGCAACCTATGTTTACTAGTTATCATCAATATTGCCATTTTTTTTGCCAGTCGCTTTTGGCACTTGCCAGCCTTTATCATCTACTTAGTCGCCGCCCTTACGCTGGTCGCTGCTTTTATTAACTTCCTTTCCATCCCATATCGTTATCGTTTTTGGCAATATACGATTACAGAAAACGCCGTTGAAATGCAATCAGGATTTGTTTTTCGTCAACGAATAGCTATTCCGATCACACGCGTACAAAATGTTACTTTGTCTGCCGGCCCTATTCTGCAGTGGCAGAAATTACAAAAAGTGACTGTCGCAACAGCTTCGACCCAACATGATATTGACGGATTAGAGCCCATAACAGCAGAAAAACTCCGTGATCAAATCATGGACTTGGCTGTGGAGGTACAAGATGACAAAAGCTAG
- a CDS encoding NAD-dependent epimerase/dehydratase family protein, whose protein sequence is MKIVVFGGSGFIGQKIVEKLIQNGQQVTSISRHGQAVNLTGTWIDQVEWVASDILVDDRWQKYVDQADWVIDAIGILFENRRKGLTYEKFMIEPVRKITDYLKNNQQTSRFLFISANKMPVILRKYMLAKYAAEKIVLAQNRHNTIIYPGMVYDRARLYSVILAAPLNVSKQLPLLKKLLAAYIPVRRDTLADEIVKVINGGSSSYQRRR, encoded by the coding sequence ATGAAAATCGTCGTATTTGGCGGTAGTGGTTTTATTGGTCAAAAAATAGTCGAAAAACTCATTCAAAATGGTCAACAAGTCACAAGTATTTCGCGACATGGCCAAGCTGTTAATTTAACTGGAACGTGGATCGACCAAGTTGAGTGGGTCGCCTCTGATATCTTAGTCGACGATCGTTGGCAAAAATACGTTGATCAAGCCGATTGGGTCATAGATGCGATCGGTATTCTGTTTGAAAATCGCCGCAAAGGCCTGACTTATGAAAAATTTATGATCGAACCAGTACGTAAAATCACTGATTATTTGAAAAACAATCAGCAAACGAGCCGGTTTTTGTTTATTTCGGCCAACAAAATGCCTGTCATTCTGCGTAAATATATGCTGGCTAAATACGCGGCGGAAAAAATCGTCTTGGCACAAAACAGACACAACACAATTATTTATCCTGGCATGGTTTACGATCGAGCACGGCTTTATTCAGTCATTCTAGCAGCGCCGTTAAATGTGTCCAAACAACTACCTTTACTAAAAAAATTGCTAGCTGCCTATATTCCGGTTCGCCGAGATACCCTAGCAGATGAAATCGTGAAAGTGATCAATGGCGGCAGCTCCAGCTATCAGCGACGCAGATGA
- a CDS encoding carbonic anhydrase family protein, with product MKKLDYDQQDLWPFISGSMQSPVALNSQTAKRARYQAPLKFDYGTVAMYVHDTGRGLEVGHRGHAILNNRHFELQQFHIHTPSEHTLDDRTFAAEIHFVNQAADGQLAVVAVFAKLGRTSTVLGRVFSQIGQETLFSCDTSDLMPTNKSYFHYLGSLTTPPLSENVEWYVFQNPIEISTQQLAFLQDLYARNNRDLQPLKGRSLLYYEAD from the coding sequence ATGAAAAAGCTTGATTATGATCAACAAGATCTTTGGCCATTTATATCTGGGTCCATGCAATCCCCTGTTGCTTTGAATTCCCAGACGGCAAAAAGAGCCCGCTACCAGGCACCTTTAAAATTTGATTACGGAACCGTTGCTATGTACGTCCATGATACTGGTCGCGGACTGGAAGTAGGCCATCGCGGTCACGCTATTTTAAATAACCGCCATTTTGAATTGCAGCAGTTTCATATTCACACACCGAGCGAACATACCCTGGACGATCGCACATTTGCGGCCGAGATCCACTTTGTCAATCAAGCCGCTGATGGACAATTAGCAGTTGTGGCTGTTTTTGCCAAACTCGGCCGAACGTCTACGGTTCTCGGTCGCGTCTTTTCACAAATTGGTCAGGAGACACTTTTTAGTTGTGATACAAGCGATTTAATGCCAACAAATAAATCTTATTTTCATTATTTAGGTTCACTGACCACACCGCCATTAAGCGAAAACGTCGAGTGGTACGTTTTTCAAAATCCAATTGAAATTTCCACTCAGCAGCTTGCCTTTTTACAAGACTTGTATGCACGCAATAATCGTGATTTGCAGCCTTTGAAAGGACGATCGCTTTTGTATTATGAAGCAGACTAG